One part of the Dehalococcoidales bacterium genome encodes these proteins:
- a CDS encoding NUDIX hydrolase, translating into MGRAQCIVHRENRLLMVKHRQDGKEWWCLPGGGIEQGETPVEAAVRELREECGVVGTIVPEVSAFASSPQVSYYTFLVDIGNQEPRLGTDPEFGGESQLLVEVKWLTLAEVPERDRAFLWAAGLLAVEEFADEVISWGDSISYPQSGAR; encoded by the coding sequence ATGGGGAGAGCACAGTGTATCGTTCATCGTGAGAATAGACTACTGATGGTCAAACATCGCCAGGATGGCAAAGAATGGTGGTGCCTGCCCGGTGGTGGTATTGAGCAGGGGGAGACGCCGGTGGAAGCGGCGGTCCGTGAGCTCAGAGAGGAGTGCGGCGTGGTCGGTACGATTGTGCCTGAGGTCAGTGCCTTCGCCTCCTCTCCGCAGGTCAGCTACTACACGTTCCTGGTCGACATTGGTAATCAGGAGCCCCGGCTGGGCACTGACCCGGAGTTCGGAGGCGAGAGTCAGCTTCTTGTCGAGGTGAAGTGGTTGACCCTGGCCGAGGTACCGGAAAGGGACCGGGCTTTCTTGTGGGCGGCTGGTCTTCTTGCCGTAGAGGAGTTTGCCGACGAGGTCATCAGTTGGGGCGACAGCATCAGCTATCCGCAATCGGGCGCACGCTGA